The following are encoded together in the Bacillus sp. NP157 genome:
- a CDS encoding c-type cytochrome yields the protein MTSPARPTLPARLAAAGLLATCLLAALPAAAGDAKAGQDVFKSECSECHSVAQGRNKKGPSLFGIVGRKSGSIEGYAYSDALQHVGWTWSPEQLHTYLSQPAKQANPGTKMKYDGLDNAKDLDDLLAYLATLH from the coding sequence GTGACTTCCCCAGCCCGACCCACCCTGCCCGCGCGCCTCGCCGCCGCGGGCCTCCTCGCCACCTGCCTGCTGGCCGCGTTGCCAGCGGCCGCCGGCGATGCCAAGGCAGGCCAGGATGTATTCAAGTCCGAATGCTCCGAGTGCCACAGCGTCGCCCAGGGGCGCAACAAGAAAGGACCCAGCCTGTTCGGCATCGTCGGCCGCAAGTCCGGCAGCATCGAGGGCTACGCGTACTCCGACGCCCTGCAACACGTCGGCTGGACCTGGTCGCCGGAACAGTTGCACACGTATCTTTCGCAGCCCGCGAAACAGGCCAACCCAGGCACCAAGATGAAATACGATGGCCTCGACAATGCAAAGGACCTCGACGACCTGCTGGCCTACCTGGCCACCCTCCACTGA
- a CDS encoding sigma-70 family RNA polymerase sigma factor: MKEADSDANDRLLLQRMSAGDRAALAVMYRAYHGRLCRFLSRLTRRPDIMEEVINDCFWIVWQKAASFQGESRVSTWIMGIAYRCGLKSLRQHGSEPVDEDSVPEDRMPSHDPGDDRELRDWLGRGMERLSADQRVVVELVYGIGHSLDDVAAIMQCPVGTVKARLFHARVKLRNVLSGLAGETAPSKENLT; the protein is encoded by the coding sequence ATGAAAGAGGCCGACTCCGACGCCAACGACCGCCTGCTGCTGCAGCGGATGTCCGCGGGCGACCGTGCCGCCCTGGCGGTGATGTACCGCGCCTACCACGGCCGCCTCTGCCGCTTCCTGTCACGCCTGACCAGGCGCCCGGACATCATGGAAGAGGTGATCAACGACTGTTTCTGGATCGTCTGGCAGAAGGCGGCCAGCTTCCAGGGCGAGAGCCGGGTGTCGACCTGGATCATGGGCATCGCCTACCGCTGCGGCCTGAAATCGCTGCGCCAGCACGGCAGCGAGCCGGTCGACGAAGACAGCGTGCCGGAAGACCGGATGCCGTCGCACGACCCTGGCGACGACCGCGAACTGCGCGACTGGCTGGGCCGCGGGATGGAACGCCTCTCGGCCGACCAGCGCGTGGTGGTCGAGCTGGTCTACGGCATCGGCCATTCGCTCGACGACGTCGCCGCGATCATGCAGTGCCCGGTAGGCACGGTGAAAGCACGCCTGTTCCACGCGCGGGTGAAACTGCGCAACGTACTATCGGGCCTGGCCGGCGAAACGGCCCCGTCCAAGGAGAACCTGACATGA
- a CDS encoding S8 family serine peptidase, with protein sequence MTVRALLLATALGGLAACAGTSPGTTATGTTTAVAATASPAASMDSSRDIVLAVANPLEPAATHAGSSLLGYAPAPNYSAGQRARSLLATLQKQYGWNEVGGWPIRALGVYCIVLRPAPGVDRDALVATLSRDQRVELAQPLQEYAVYSSQDETHYNDPYTDLQRGFVETHAALAHTMSQGEGVHVAVVDTGVDTAHPDLKGHLGDTRDEVANRDAAFERDQHGTEVAGIIAAVGNNHEGMVGIAPKASVSVYKACWYADGKNGARCNSFTLAKALAAVNDTDARIVNLSLGGPADPLLGRLLAQLLSQGRIVIAALPPDGNAGGFPDSAPGVIVVRTSASSPAPPGVVSAPGNDILTTQPGGGYDFSSGSSMASAHVSGIVALLLSVAPGLDARSVHDILLRTSGTTGGLVQVDAAAAVNAVPKKDIAKR encoded by the coding sequence ATGACCGTTCGCGCACTCCTGCTGGCCACGGCGCTGGGCGGCCTCGCGGCCTGCGCCGGCACGTCGCCCGGCACCACCGCGACGGGCACGACCACGGCCGTCGCAGCCACGGCCAGCCCGGCGGCGAGCATGGACAGCTCGCGCGACATCGTCCTGGCCGTCGCCAATCCGCTGGAGCCGGCAGCGACCCATGCCGGTTCCAGCCTGCTCGGCTATGCCCCCGCGCCGAACTACAGCGCCGGGCAGCGTGCACGCTCGCTGCTTGCCACGTTGCAGAAACAGTACGGCTGGAACGAAGTGGGTGGCTGGCCGATCCGGGCGCTGGGGGTGTACTGCATCGTGTTGCGTCCGGCACCGGGCGTCGATCGCGATGCGCTGGTCGCCACCCTGTCGCGCGACCAGCGCGTCGAACTGGCCCAGCCGCTGCAGGAATACGCAGTGTATTCGTCGCAGGACGAAACGCATTACAACGATCCGTACACCGACTTGCAGCGTGGTTTCGTCGAAACCCATGCCGCGCTCGCGCACACCATGAGCCAGGGCGAAGGCGTGCACGTCGCCGTCGTGGATACCGGCGTCGATACCGCGCACCCGGACCTGAAAGGCCACCTGGGTGACACCCGCGACGAAGTGGCGAACCGCGATGCCGCGTTCGAGCGTGACCAGCACGGCACCGAGGTCGCCGGCATCATCGCCGCGGTCGGCAACAACCATGAAGGCATGGTCGGGATCGCACCGAAGGCATCGGTCAGTGTGTACAAGGCATGCTGGTATGCCGACGGCAAGAACGGCGCACGCTGCAATTCGTTCACCCTGGCCAAGGCGCTCGCCGCGGTGAACGACACCGATGCACGCATCGTCAACCTGAGCCTGGGTGGCCCCGCCGACCCACTGCTTGGTCGCCTGCTCGCCCAGTTGCTATCCCAGGGCCGGATCGTCATCGCCGCATTGCCCCCCGACGGCAATGCGGGTGGCTTCCCGGACAGCGCGCCCGGGGTGATCGTGGTGCGGACCAGCGCCAGCAGCCCGGCACCGCCCGGCGTGGTCAGCGCACCCGGCAACGACATCCTCACCACCCAGCCCGGTGGCGGCTATGACTTCAGCTCGGGCTCGTCGATGGCCTCCGCGCACGTCAGCGGCATCGTCGCCCTGCTCCTGTCGGTCGCCCCGGGCCTCGACGCCCGCTCTGTCCACGACATCCTGCTGCGTACGAGCGGCACGACAGGCGGATTGGTACAGGTGGATGCGGCGGCCGCCGTGAATGCGGTGCCGAAGAAGGACATCGCCAAGCGTTGA
- the dusB gene encoding tRNA dihydrouridine synthase DusB: protein MRIGPHTIAPSVVLAPMAGVTDKPFRLLCKRMGAGLAVSEMTTADPRLWNTRKSLRRMDHDGEPEPVSVQIAGYDPGMLAEAARYNADNGAQIVDINMGCPAKKVCNVWSGSALLQDEPLVARILDAVVKAVDIPVTLKIRTGWDRDNRNALTIARIAEDAGIAALAVHGRTRADKYEGDAEYATIAAVKASVSIPVLANGDITTPDKARQVLAATGADAVMVGRGAQGRPWIFREIAHHLATGGYLAEPTPAEVRDILVGHLEHLYAFYGEVMGVRIARKHLGWYAKDRPENAAFRHVVNRAEDAVTQLRLTRDYFDALAAGTPLAA from the coding sequence ATGCGCATCGGCCCCCACACCATTGCGCCTTCCGTGGTCCTCGCGCCCATGGCCGGCGTCACCGACAAGCCCTTCCGACTCCTCTGCAAGCGCATGGGGGCCGGTCTCGCCGTGTCTGAGATGACAACCGCCGACCCGCGCCTGTGGAACACCCGCAAGTCGCTGCGGCGGATGGACCACGACGGCGAACCCGAGCCGGTCAGCGTGCAGATCGCCGGCTACGACCCGGGCATGCTCGCCGAGGCCGCGCGTTACAACGCGGACAACGGCGCGCAGATCGTCGACATCAACATGGGGTGCCCGGCGAAGAAGGTCTGCAACGTGTGGTCGGGCTCGGCCCTGCTGCAGGACGAACCGCTGGTCGCGCGCATCCTCGATGCCGTGGTCAAGGCGGTGGACATCCCGGTGACGCTGAAGATCCGCACGGGCTGGGACCGCGATAACCGTAACGCGCTCACCATCGCGCGCATCGCCGAGGACGCCGGCATCGCCGCGCTGGCCGTGCACGGGCGCACGCGTGCCGACAAATACGAAGGCGATGCGGAATACGCGACCATCGCCGCAGTGAAGGCTAGCGTGTCGATCCCGGTGTTGGCCAACGGCGACATCACCACGCCCGACAAGGCACGCCAAGTGCTCGCCGCCACCGGTGCCGACGCGGTGATGGTCGGCCGTGGCGCGCAGGGCCGTCCGTGGATCTTCCGCGAGATCGCCCATCACCTGGCAACCGGCGGCTACCTGGCCGAGCCCACGCCCGCCGAAGTGCGCGACATCCTGGTCGGCCATCTCGAGCACCTGTACGCGTTCTATGGCGAGGTCATGGGCGTGCGCATCGCGCGCAAGCACCTGGGCTGGTACGCGAAGGATCGCCCGGAAAACGCGGCGTTTCGCCATGTCGTCAACCGCGCCGAAGATGCTGTTACGCAGCTTCGGCTCACGCGGGATTATTTCGATGCGCTGGCTGCGGGTACGCCGCTGGCCGCCTGA
- a CDS encoding Dyp-type peroxidase, whose amino-acid sequence MATDILPQPVTAKLTHAAIFLVVTLGDDDRVVGEVKDLCADMSSLLRGIGFRHPQRQLSCVMGFGASAWDRLFGAPRPAGLHPFRELTGAHHAPSTPGDILFHIRATHMDLCFELASVVMSRIGAYVSTADEVHGFKYFDERDLLGFVDGTENPVDRVAEAATLVGDEDPAFKGGSYVVVQKYLHDLKAWNALPVERQEQIIGRRKLSDVELRDSEKAPYSHNVLTNIEENGEQLQIVRDNMPFGEVGKGEFGTYFIGYAKAPARIERMLENMFIGDPVGNYDRLLDFSKAVTGCLFFVPSATFLDSL is encoded by the coding sequence GTGGCCACCGATATCTTGCCGCAGCCTGTTACCGCCAAACTCACCCATGCGGCGATCTTCCTGGTCGTCACGCTGGGCGACGACGACCGGGTGGTGGGCGAGGTGAAGGACCTCTGCGCGGACATGTCCTCGCTGCTGCGCGGGATCGGCTTTCGCCATCCGCAGCGGCAACTCTCCTGCGTCATGGGCTTCGGCGCGTCGGCGTGGGATCGCCTGTTCGGCGCGCCGCGACCTGCGGGGCTCCATCCGTTCCGCGAACTGACCGGCGCGCACCATGCGCCGTCGACACCGGGCGATATCCTCTTCCACATCCGGGCGACGCACATGGACCTGTGCTTCGAACTGGCCAGCGTGGTGATGTCGCGGATCGGTGCCTACGTCAGCACGGCCGACGAGGTGCATGGCTTCAAGTATTTCGACGAGCGCGACCTGCTGGGATTCGTCGATGGCACCGAGAATCCCGTGGACCGGGTCGCCGAGGCGGCTACGCTGGTCGGCGACGAGGACCCTGCGTTCAAGGGCGGCAGCTACGTCGTGGTGCAAAAATACCTGCATGACCTGAAGGCGTGGAACGCCCTGCCGGTCGAACGCCAGGAGCAGATCATCGGCCGCCGCAAGCTATCCGACGTGGAACTGCGCGACAGCGAGAAAGCGCCGTACTCGCACAACGTGCTCACCAACATCGAAGAGAACGGCGAGCAACTGCAGATCGTGCGCGACAACATGCCATTCGGCGAGGTCGGCAAGGGCGAATTCGGTACCTACTTCATCGGTTACGCGAAAGCGCCGGCGCGGATCGAGCGGATGCTGGAAAACATGTTCATCGGCGACCCGGTCGGGAACTACGACCGCCTGCTCGATTTCAGCAAGGCCGTCACCGGCTGCCTGTTCTTCGTCCCCTCCGCCACCTTCCTCGATTCCCTGTAG
- a CDS encoding dicarboxylate/amino acid:cation symporter, with protein MPENTATLPPARPRKPFYRQLYVQVLVAVILGVILGYLSPRYAVAMKPFGDAFIALIRMVIGPIIFCTVVTGIAGMRDMRKVGRVGGKALLYFEVISTVALFFGLVAGHIFHPGSGFNVDPSTLKANEVASFVAQGHNIESIDFLLSIIPTTFVNAFAKGDVLSILLISVLFGCALAAIGERGKPVYDVVEAGAQVFFKIVHYITAVSSIGAFGAIAFTIGKYGVVALVPLMELIGSFYLVCIIFVVLILGIVGRLCGFSILRFCAYIKDELLIVLGTSSSEVVLAPLMRKMEQLGCPKETVGLVVPTGYSFNLDGTNIYLTMSILFIAQALNIDLSIEQQITVAIVGMLTSKGASGVAGAALVMLASTLSVVPVVPVAGMVLILGIHRFLGTGLAMTNLVGNGVAAIVVCAWEKELDRSKLDATLKNA; from the coding sequence ATGCCCGAGAACACCGCCACCCTTCCGCCAGCGCGCCCGCGCAAGCCCTTCTATCGCCAGCTCTACGTGCAGGTGCTGGTGGCGGTGATCCTCGGCGTCATCCTGGGCTACCTGTCGCCGCGCTACGCAGTGGCGATGAAGCCGTTCGGCGATGCGTTCATCGCGCTGATCCGGATGGTGATCGGCCCGATCATCTTCTGCACGGTGGTCACCGGCATCGCCGGCATGCGCGACATGCGCAAGGTGGGCCGGGTCGGCGGAAAGGCGCTGCTGTATTTCGAGGTCATCTCGACCGTGGCGCTGTTCTTCGGCCTCGTCGCCGGGCATATCTTCCATCCGGGCAGTGGCTTCAACGTCGACCCGTCGACGCTGAAGGCCAACGAAGTTGCCTCGTTCGTGGCCCAGGGCCACAACATCGAGTCGATCGACTTCCTGCTCTCGATCATCCCGACCACCTTCGTCAACGCGTTCGCGAAGGGCGACGTGCTGTCGATCCTGCTGATCTCGGTGCTGTTCGGTTGCGCGCTCGCGGCCATCGGCGAGCGTGGCAAGCCGGTCTATGACGTGGTCGAAGCCGGTGCGCAGGTGTTCTTCAAGATCGTGCACTACATCACTGCGGTGTCGTCGATCGGTGCGTTCGGCGCCATCGCCTTCACCATCGGCAAGTATGGCGTCGTGGCCCTGGTGCCGCTGATGGAGCTGATCGGCAGCTTCTACCTGGTCTGCATCATCTTCGTGGTGTTGATACTCGGCATCGTCGGCCGGCTGTGCGGCTTCAGCATCCTGCGCTTCTGCGCGTACATCAAGGACGAGCTGTTGATCGTGCTCGGCACCAGTTCGTCGGAAGTCGTGCTCGCCCCGCTGATGCGCAAGATGGAGCAACTGGGTTGCCCGAAGGAGACGGTCGGCCTGGTCGTGCCCACCGGTTACTCGTTCAACCTCGACGGCACCAACATCTACCTGACCATGTCGATCCTGTTCATCGCCCAGGCGCTGAACATCGACCTGAGCATCGAGCAGCAGATCACCGTGGCCATCGTCGGCATGCTGACCTCGAAGGGTGCCTCCGGCGTCGCCGGTGCCGCCCTGGTCATGCTCGCCTCCACCCTCAGCGTCGTCCCCGTGGTTCCCGTGGCCGGCATGGTCCTGATCCTCGGCATCCACCGCTTCCTCGGCACCGGCCTCGCCATGACCAACCTGGTCGGCAACGGCGTGGCCGCCATCGTGGTCTGCGCGTGGGAGAAGGAACTGGACCGCAGCAAGCTCGACGCCACGCTAAAGAACGCCTGA
- a CDS encoding amidohydrolase family protein: protein MNNPLKSCLPPDPNPTKPLQAMPTNACDAHCHVFGPASVFPYAPDRSYTPPDAPYEHLVALHDFLGFDRGVIVQASCHGTDNTAMLDAIARGKGRYRGVAIVDDGIDDAGLDELNQGGVRAVRFNFVQHLGGRPDMQVFWRVLDRVAEMGWHVVLHLDAEDIVELQDTLAKIRVPFVIDHMGRVQAAKGVEQEPFRLLLALMRDNPLAWVKVCGAERVSVGKRPFDDAIPFAQALIEAAPDRVLWGTDFPHPNISKDMPNDGGLVDLMFRFCPDEALRHRLLVDNPARLYDFA from the coding sequence ATGAATAACCCGCTCAAGAGCTGCCTGCCGCCGGATCCGAACCCCACCAAGCCGCTGCAGGCCATGCCGACCAACGCCTGCGATGCACACTGCCACGTCTTCGGCCCGGCCAGCGTGTTCCCGTACGCGCCGGACCGCAGCTACACCCCGCCGGACGCGCCGTACGAGCATCTCGTCGCGCTGCATGATTTCCTCGGCTTCGATCGCGGCGTCATCGTCCAGGCCAGCTGCCACGGCACCGACAACACCGCGATGCTCGACGCCATCGCCCGCGGCAAGGGCCGCTATCGCGGTGTCGCCATCGTGGACGACGGCATCGACGATGCCGGGCTGGACGAGCTCAACCAGGGCGGCGTGCGTGCCGTGCGCTTCAACTTCGTCCAGCACCTGGGCGGCCGTCCGGACATGCAGGTGTTCTGGCGCGTGCTCGACCGCGTCGCCGAGATGGGCTGGCACGTGGTGCTGCACCTGGACGCTGAAGACATCGTGGAGCTGCAGGACACGCTGGCGAAGATCCGCGTGCCCTTCGTCATCGACCACATGGGTCGCGTCCAGGCCGCCAAGGGCGTGGAACAGGAACCGTTCCGCCTGCTGCTGGCGCTGATGCGCGACAATCCGCTGGCGTGGGTGAAAGTCTGCGGTGCCGAGCGCGTCTCGGTCGGCAAGCGCCCGTTCGACGATGCGATCCCGTTCGCGCAGGCGCTGATCGAAGCAGCGCCCGACCGGGTGCTGTGGGGGACGGACTTCCCGCACCCGAATATCTCCAAGGACATGCCGAACGACGGCGGCCTGGTGGACCTGATGTTCCGGTTCTGCCCGGACGAGGCCCTGCGCCACCGCCTGCTCGTCGACAACCCCGCGCGCCTGTACGACTTCGCCTGA
- a CDS encoding 4-carboxy-4-hydroxy-2-oxoadipate aldolase/oxaloacetate decarboxylase — protein MIGVVVRNRPSISAEQADSLSSMGVATVHEAQGRVGLFQPPIRAIQQDVSIAGSAVTVLAQPGDNWMLHVAVEQCKPGDILVVACTTENTDGMFGDLLATSLVSRGVVGLVIDAGVRDSAELRRMGFPVWSRAVHARGTVKATLGSVNVPVVIGGQLVRPGDAIVADDDGVVVVPHASVDSAIAASRKRTLNEESKRERLAAGELGLDIYDMRPRLAEAGLRYVDDLPNE, from the coding sequence ATGATCGGCGTCGTGGTTCGCAACCGTCCCTCGATCAGCGCCGAACAGGCCGATTCGCTCTCGTCGATGGGCGTGGCGACCGTGCACGAGGCGCAGGGCAGGGTCGGCCTGTTCCAGCCGCCGATCCGCGCGATCCAGCAAGACGTGTCGATCGCCGGTTCGGCGGTTACCGTGCTGGCCCAGCCGGGCGACAACTGGATGCTCCACGTCGCCGTCGAGCAGTGCAAGCCGGGCGACATCCTCGTCGTCGCCTGCACCACCGAGAACACCGACGGCATGTTCGGCGACCTGCTGGCCACGTCGCTGGTGTCGCGTGGCGTGGTCGGCCTGGTCATCGATGCCGGCGTGCGCGACAGCGCGGAGCTGCGCCGCATGGGCTTCCCCGTGTGGTCGCGCGCCGTGCACGCGCGCGGCACGGTCAAGGCGACCCTGGGTTCGGTGAACGTCCCGGTGGTGATCGGCGGCCAGCTGGTCAGGCCGGGCGATGCCATCGTGGCCGACGACGACGGCGTGGTCGTCGTGCCGCACGCCAGCGTGGACAGCGCCATCGCCGCGTCGCGCAAGCGCACCCTCAACGAAGAATCCAAGCGCGAACGCCTCGCCGCGGGCGAGCTTGGCCTGGATATTTACGATATGCGCCCGCGCCTGGCAGAAGCCGGCCTGCGCTATGTGGACGACCTGCCGAATGAATAA
- a CDS encoding PIG-L family deacetylase produces MTENKTALIVSAHSADFVWRAGGAIALHAEKGWKVHIVCLSFGERGESAKLWRQPGMTMDKVKTDRRREAEAAAGILGASVEFLDIGDYPMRADLDVVFHLARVYRELRPSFVLSHSLKDPYNFDHPLATHVAQEARVVAQAHGHEPSVPVIGAPPVFLFEPHQPEQCEWKPELFLDISSVWEKKQAAFETMAAQEHLWEYYTRVGLQRGAQASRNSDFKIKYAEAFQRVFPHVTQGTLA; encoded by the coding sequence ATGACCGAGAACAAGACCGCGCTGATCGTCAGCGCCCACTCCGCCGACTTCGTCTGGCGCGCCGGCGGTGCCATCGCCCTGCACGCCGAGAAGGGCTGGAAGGTCCACATCGTCTGCCTGTCGTTCGGCGAACGTGGCGAATCGGCCAAGCTGTGGCGCCAGCCCGGCATGACCATGGACAAGGTGAAGACCGACCGCCGCCGCGAGGCCGAGGCGGCCGCGGGCATCCTCGGTGCTAGCGTCGAATTCCTCGACATCGGCGACTACCCGATGCGCGCCGACCTCGACGTCGTCTTCCACCTCGCCAGGGTCTATCGCGAGCTGCGTCCGTCGTTCGTGCTCAGCCATTCGCTGAAAGATCCGTATAACTTCGACCACCCGCTGGCTACGCACGTCGCGCAGGAAGCCCGCGTGGTCGCGCAGGCCCATGGCCATGAGCCCTCGGTGCCGGTGATCGGCGCGCCACCGGTGTTCCTGTTCGAACCGCACCAGCCGGAACAGTGCGAGTGGAAGCCGGAACTGTTCCTCGACATCAGCTCGGTGTGGGAGAAAAAGCAGGCCGCGTTCGAAACCATGGCCGCGCAGGAACACCTGTGGGAGTACTACACCCGCGTCGGCCTGCAGCGTGGCGCGCAGGCATCGCGTAACTCGGACTTTAAGATCAAGTACGCCGAGGCCTTTCAGCGGGTCTTCCCGCACGTGACCCAGGGAACGCTGGCATGA
- a CDS encoding 4-oxalomesaconate tautomerase → MSYEIPCWYMRGGTSKGPFFLARDLPDDVATRDAVILAAMGSPDERQIDGLGGAKPLTSKAGVLSVPSDGAADLDFLFGQVGIAEAKVDTTPNCGNMLAAALPAAIEAGLIEADEGTTTRRVRTVNTGVVAEITVQTPGRKPLYDGDARIDGVPRPAAPVPCGFLDTEGALCGALLPTGNLRDTIDGVAVTLIDNGMPVMLIAAADLGVSGDERPEALDADSALKARIEALRLKAGPLMNLGDVSGKPVPKITLVSRPRQGGALGTRTFIPHDCHTSIGVLGAVTVATAAVMPGTVAHDLADPGEGDTRTLSIEHPSGEFSVELGLVEGRVVRAALLRTARLLMRGSVPVSPSIWAGPAA, encoded by the coding sequence ATGTCGTACGAAATCCCCTGCTGGTACATGCGTGGCGGCACCTCGAAGGGCCCGTTTTTCCTGGCCCGCGACCTGCCCGACGACGTGGCGACCCGCGATGCCGTGATCCTGGCCGCCATGGGCTCGCCGGATGAGCGCCAGATCGACGGCCTCGGCGGGGCGAAGCCGTTGACCAGCAAGGCCGGCGTGCTTTCCGTGCCCAGCGACGGTGCCGCCGACCTCGACTTCCTGTTCGGCCAGGTCGGCATCGCCGAAGCGAAGGTCGACACGACGCCGAACTGCGGCAACATGCTCGCCGCCGCGCTGCCCGCCGCCATCGAAGCGGGGCTGATCGAGGCCGACGAAGGCACCACCACCCGCCGCGTGCGCACGGTCAACACCGGCGTCGTCGCCGAGATCACCGTGCAGACGCCGGGACGCAAGCCGCTGTACGACGGCGACGCGCGCATCGACGGCGTGCCGCGCCCCGCCGCGCCGGTGCCCTGCGGCTTCCTCGACACGGAGGGCGCGCTGTGCGGCGCGCTGCTGCCCACGGGCAACCTGCGCGACACCATCGATGGCGTCGCCGTGACGCTGATCGACAACGGCATGCCGGTGATGCTGATCGCCGCCGCCGACCTCGGCGTATCGGGCGACGAGCGCCCCGAGGCGCTGGACGCCGACTCGGCGCTCAAGGCGCGCATCGAGGCGCTGCGACTCAAGGCCGGTCCGCTGATGAACCTCGGCGACGTTTCCGGCAAGCCGGTGCCGAAGATCACCCTGGTCTCTCGCCCACGCCAGGGCGGCGCCCTCGGCACGCGTACCTTCATTCCGCACGACTGCCACACGTCGATCGGCGTGCTCGGTGCCGTCACCGTCGCCACGGCGGCCGTGATGCCCGGCACCGTCGCCCACGACCTTGCCGACCCGGGCGAGGGCGACACCCGCACGCTGTCGATCGAACACCCCAGCGGCGAATTCAGCGTGGAGCTCGGCCTTGTCGAGGGCCGCGTCGTCCGCGCCGCGTTGCTGCGGACCGCCCGCCTGCTGATGCGCGGCAGCGTGCCGGTGTCCCCTTCTATCTGGGCCGGCCCCGCCGCCTGA
- a CDS encoding LysR family transcriptional regulator — translation MTLDLKHLQSFIRIVEFGSLTRAAATLDVSQSLLSRQVRQLEIELGTHLLERNGRGVVPTDAGRELVEHGRGILRQVEVARLSLGQARGMYGGKLAIGLPPSVGSALTVELVMRFRERYPNAQISVVEALSASLLEWLQLGRLDCALLYNPAVNANMRFRHVHSEELYLIGDTRDGRVLPETVPLGTLGQYPLIIPSPLHSVRQLIEADAARYGVALDIRLEIDSVRSLLDLVERGVGYGVLSRNALHSRRGESKLQASPIVMPNITTRLVVATPTQRPTSAITEKALELVEELIGEGRLNPNR, via the coding sequence GTGACCTTGGACCTGAAACACCTGCAAAGCTTCATCCGCATCGTCGAATTCGGCAGCCTCACCCGCGCCGCGGCGACGCTCGACGTCTCCCAATCCCTGCTCAGCCGACAGGTACGCCAGCTCGAGATCGAACTGGGCACGCACCTGCTGGAACGCAACGGGCGCGGCGTCGTCCCCACCGATGCCGGGCGCGAGCTGGTCGAACACGGCCGCGGCATCCTGCGCCAGGTCGAAGTTGCCAGGCTGTCGCTGGGCCAGGCGCGCGGCATGTACGGCGGCAAGCTCGCCATCGGCCTGCCGCCTAGCGTCGGTTCGGCGCTCACCGTCGAACTGGTGATGCGTTTCCGCGAGCGTTATCCCAACGCGCAAATCAGCGTGGTCGAAGCGCTCAGCGCCAGCCTGCTCGAATGGCTGCAACTGGGCCGGCTCGACTGCGCCTTGCTGTACAACCCCGCGGTGAACGCCAACATGCGTTTCCGCCACGTGCATTCGGAAGAGCTCTACCTCATCGGCGATACCCGCGATGGGCGCGTGCTGCCCGAAACGGTGCCGCTCGGCACGCTGGGGCAATACCCGCTGATCATCCCGTCGCCGTTGCACTCCGTGCGCCAGCTGATCGAGGCCGATGCCGCGCGCTACGGCGTGGCGCTGGATATCCGCCTGGAGATCGATTCGGTGCGCTCGTTGCTTGACCTGGTCGAACGCGGTGTCGGTTATGGCGTGCTCTCGCGCAACGCCCTGCATTCGCGCCGCGGCGAGTCGAAACTGCAGGCGTCGCCGATTGTCATGCCGAACATCACCACCCGGCTCGTCGTGGCCACGCCCACCCAGCGGCCGACCAGCGCCATCACGGAAAAGGCGCTGGAGCTGGTCGAGGAGCTGATCGGCGAAGGGCGGCTCAATCCCAACCGGTGA